The genomic window CATCAACACTCAGCATCAGCACCCCGCCCTTCGGGCGGCTGGGCTATCCATCCCACCCTTAAAAGGGTGGGTTTTCCGCCCAGACCCTTTTCTTGTAAACCGCCAGCAGCGCACACCCAGCCTCCCGGCAGGGAGGCTTTTTCTTACTTTCCCACGCAGAAGTTGGCGAACACAGCGTCCACCACGTCCTCCTGCACGTCACGCCCGGTCAATTCGGCCAGGGCGCGCAGGGCTTCTTCCAGCTCGTACCCGGCCAGATCGTCGGGAAGCGCCTGAGCGGCCTGCACGTGCCCCAGGGCGCGGCGGGCAGTGTCGGCCTGGCGCTCGGTGGACAGCCACGCCTCACCCCGCGTGGCGTCGCCCAGCAGGGCCTGCTCGACGGCGGCGCGCAGTTCCGGCAGGCCCGCCCCAGTCACAGCGCTGACCCGCAGGGCCTGTGGGTCGTGCCAGGCCGCCGGCAGGTCGGCTTTCGTCTGCACGGAAATGAGGCTGGCCCCCGCCGGAAGATCGACCGGCAGCGCCTCGCGGGGCGCAGAGCCGTCCTCCAGCACCAGCACCAGATCGGCGTTTCCGGCCAGGTGAAGGGCCTGTTTCACGCCAGCGGCCTCGATGGTGTCGGCGGTTTCGCGGATACCGGCGGTGTCCACCAGCGTCACCGGCACGCCGGCCAGTTCCAGTCCGGCTTCCAGGTAATCGCGGGTGGTGCCGGGCGTGGCGGTCACGATGCTGCGTTCGTAGCCCAGCAGCGCGTTCAGCAGGCTGCTTTTGCCGGCGTTGGGTTTGCCGATAAGGGCCAGTTTCGCGCCGCGCGTGGCGGCCTGCCCGGCGCGGGCGGTGTCCAGCAGGTGCTGCAACTGCGCGGCGGCCTGTGCCAGCGGTTCGCGGCGGTCTTCGTCCGGCACGCCCTCCTCCGGGTAGTCC from Deinococcus fonticola includes these protein-coding regions:
- the mnmE gene encoding tRNA uridine-5-carboxymethylaminomethyl(34) synthesis GTPase MnmE, with protein sequence MTRTGLADTIAAIATAPGSAGVGIVRISGEEAHSVADRMFRARRLPSRTAPGCFLFGQIMGAQDETIDEGLCLVFRAPHSYTAEDVVEFQTHGSPAVLSRVLARALELGARPARPGEFTLRAYLSGRLDLVQAEAVLELVNASSETARKQGTLGLSGALGAQVQDIGRLVTRTLAAIQALLDYPEEGVPDEDRREPLAQAAAQLQHLLDTARAGQAATRGAKLALIGKPNAGKSSLLNALLGYERSIVTATPGTTRDYLEAGLELAGVPVTLVDTAGIRETADTIEAAGVKQALHLAGNADLVLVLEDGSAPREALPVDLPAGASLISVQTKADLPAAWHDPQALRVSAVTGAGLPELRAAVEQALLGDATRGEAWLSTERQADTARRALGHVQAAQALPDDLAGYELEEALRALAELTGRDVQEDVVDAVFANFCVGK